From Nitrospira sp., a single genomic window includes:
- a CDS encoding ABC transporter ATP-binding protein translates to MTHVDADRLEEQVTLTAPASSILELRSVSCAYDPSRPAIRDISFSAREGEILCLLGPSGCGKTTVLRAIAGFEPVRSGHIYLSGRLVSSSLETIPTEDRRVGMVFQEYALFPHLRVAENIAFGLHHLSRTERTCRVQEMLRLTGLEGLDRRYPHELSGGQQQRVALSRALVQNPVLLLLDEPFSNLDPDMAGRMRQEVHALLRRMKTTTILVTHDHDEAFAMADRIAVLNQGVLEQMDSPEVIYHLPATRFVADFVGQADFVTGQIRQGRVHTELGEFPDTLNSPEGSTVVVMIRPDDIQLMPNKSAEPRVVARQFRGSENLYTIQLPSGQIIHSSERSTCVYQEGTAVELRVSATHTVLFPAEPSPHS, encoded by the coding sequence ATGACACACGTGGATGCCGACAGGCTCGAAGAGCAAGTCACCCTCACTGCACCGGCCTCTTCCATCTTGGAACTCCGTTCTGTGTCCTGTGCCTACGATCCCAGCAGGCCAGCAATCCGCGATATTTCATTTTCTGCGCGAGAAGGCGAAATCCTCTGTTTGCTTGGACCGTCCGGCTGTGGCAAGACCACCGTCCTACGAGCCATCGCCGGCTTTGAACCAGTTCGGTCCGGACACATCTATTTATCGGGCCGGTTGGTCTCCTCGTCCTTGGAAACGATTCCGACGGAGGACCGCCGTGTCGGCATGGTCTTTCAGGAGTACGCCCTCTTTCCACACCTGCGCGTCGCCGAGAACATTGCCTTCGGGCTTCATCATCTGTCACGGACGGAACGAACATGTCGGGTTCAAGAAATGCTGCGACTGACCGGCCTCGAAGGGCTCGACCGACGCTATCCGCATGAGTTGTCGGGAGGACAGCAGCAGCGAGTAGCACTCTCCCGAGCGCTGGTGCAAAATCCTGTCTTGCTCCTCCTCGATGAGCCGTTCAGCAACCTTGACCCCGATATGGCTGGCCGTATGCGGCAGGAAGTCCATGCCTTGTTACGCCGAATGAAAACTACGACCATTCTTGTGACCCACGATCATGATGAAGCCTTCGCCATGGCTGACCGCATCGCCGTCCTAAATCAGGGCGTACTCGAGCAAATGGATTCCCCGGAGGTGATTTATCATCTCCCCGCCACGCGGTTCGTGGCCGATTTTGTGGGCCAAGCCGACTTTGTCACCGGACAGATTCGACAAGGCAGAGTGCATACCGAACTGGGAGAGTTCCCTGATACGCTCAACAGTCCTGAGGGAAGCACGGTCGTCGTCATGATCCGCCCGGACGACATCCAGCTCATGCCCAATAAATCAGCCGAACCTCGGGTTGTGGCTCGCCAGTTCAGAGGGTCTGAAAATCTCTACACGATCCAACTCCCATCCGGGCAGATCATCCACAGCAGTGAACGCTCAACCTGCGTCTACCAGGAAGGGACCGCCGTCGAACTCCGTGTCTCTGCCACGCACACGGTTCTCTTTCCTGCTGAACCATCTCCTCACTCCTAG